The DNA region AACGGCTCACCGGCGGATAACAACATAAGAAAACCAGGTCAGTTTAGAGAAAGGATTACAAACCATGACCAAGATCGTTTTTTACGAATCCGACGAGAAGGTTTGTAACCAGTACTTcttttcaaattgaatttgtgAAGCGCTACAACTTTAGAATAAGTCAAACaagaattagaaaaaaacatgCAGACGAAGATATCAGACCGAAAAGGGCAACCAGAGATCCCTCGCTCACCAAGGAGCACCGGAGACAAAGGCTAATGAAGATTGGGAGCGAATATTattctacaaataaaaatagtatacaaAAGTCCCACAGTAATATTGTTGgtacattaaattatgaagACGTAATGATTTTATTGGCATAGTTATTTTGATATGTATTTAAGAATGATTTAGCTCGTCTGTAATATAAGAtgaatatctaataaattatgtatttgcaaatatatttaaaaccgaATATCAAAACTCCCACCTTACACTAAAAGTACTCTTCACATGTGCAACGAGTCTTATCAAAAATGACAAGTCGTGTACCTTGGACCATCCGGTATATACAATCAAAAGACAATGTATATTCTCGAAATAccaatctttttaatttaatttagaaatttataatttaatactaattcaaaacgaatatttttaaagaactttctgtaaagattaaaaatataacaatttgtaTTCGACTACTTtgatactattttttatgtatatttaacaaaagtaTGCAACTAATTTCATGctttataatatcaaaaaaagaaaatagtatattaaacGATAATATATAGGTATCATTTAACATCCTAATCCAGATATACCtagttagttttttaaatactgaattccTGTGGTTAAGTTATAAGTTGGGATAATTGGGCACTTGGATATCTTGTGTGAAACGACCTCATAGTTCTAGAAAATATTGACACGTCAATAACAGAGTATAATTGGAGCCGTACCTATGCATTTAGCAGCTTTTGTGTTTCTTTTacaaatgataaatttgtcactttgtcaaaatttgaaagagtGCATTTGTCTACCAACTAAATTGTGTGCAGACAGCGATCCGTCGCAGGATGGTGAAGGATTACTGGACATCAGAATTAACAAGTGTTCATATTTTGAGGTGTGTTGTGGGAATCCCATAGAAGAGATCAAACAATCAATCCTAAAAGAGCAACAACTATATGAATCAGCATGCGGTTATCAAAAGATTATTGGTGCAATGTCCAGAATAACATCGGACTCAGAAAATTCTCTGTTTGGTGAACTGCCCTGGGCAGTTGTGTTATTATTAAGAGATGTTGGAAAGACAGACAGAAACATGTATTTGTGTGGTGGTTCTTTGATACATCCTCAAGTAGTTTTAACTGCTGCACATTGTGTACAAGATATAAACTATGATTATATGACTATTCGTGTGGGTGAATGGAACACTAAATCGAAATCAGAACCATTGCCTCATCAGGACCAAGAAGTGAAGGATGTGCTCATTCATCCCTTTTATCACCCTGGCACATTAAAGAACGACATCGCTTTGGTGTTTCTTGCAGAATCTGTGTTTTTAGCAGATAACGTAGGTCTAATATGTCTTCCACCTGAGGACTTTGACATGGATGGAATGAACTGTATTGCTAGTGGATGGGGCAAAGATGCCTTCAACAATGGCAAACATTCATCTATTCTGAAGAAAATTGTACTGCCTATAGTCTCCAAAGACAAATGCGTAGAGTCCTTGAGAAGTACGAGGCTGGGGTCGTACTTCAATTTGCACAGAAGTTTTATTTGCGCTGGAGGCGAGAAGAATAAAGACACTTGTAAAGGTGATGGTGGCAGTCCTTTGATATGTACCATACCTGGGCAACCCAATAGATACGTACAAGTGGGTATCGTTTCCTGGGGTATAGGCTGTGGAGAAAACAATACACCGGgtgtttatgttaatttacctATATTCAGGAGTTGGATTGACAGTGAGCTGGCAGACAGGAATATGGATGgaatattttacacatattaggtgtaatattaaattattgtagtgCAGTTTATCTATGTATTATtgacgaaaataaatattaatattttagtacaatttttattattttaatatttaaatagatttaattattgtctaagtttatttaatttttttttttttttttggtaatcGTTTGCGCTGAGTGAAAGAGTTAAATTCTTTCTTGAtctctttatatttatttttattattattattattattattaatattttatattttgagattttcagaaaagaaaaaaatcgtTTTTGCAATGTTTATAggttactaattaaaaataatttaaattattaaaaatataaaatatcaatctgtttataataataaacaactagattttaaaaaattaaaatatttgttttgaatttctaaaatttaaaatattaagcttaaaaaatactaatataataaaaaaagacaattaaatttaaaaaaatgaaatttttaatttaaatttatataatttgaaataatgagcttaaaaaattaaatttgttattttaaatctataaaatttaaagtaataataagctcaaaaattaataataaacaattaaattaaaaaaataaaattattttttttttatttgtaaaatttaaaattaatcatttaaattaaaaataataataatattgttattttacatttatagaatttcaaatataaagtttaaaaattaaaaataaccatttaaatgtaaaaaattatattaaattttaagtttaaaaaattaaaaataaataattaatgtaaaaaaaattaaaatttttaacataaatttataaaatttaaaacattaggTTTAATATGTtagaaattatcatttaaatttaaaagaattcaaatcgttataaaaatttcaaatgttaagtttaaaatattaaattaaaaaaaaatttatatgacaaaaatatttaatagacgTGGTTGTCACCAACAGCCTATGGAAGTAAGTCAGTTATGCTCTGGGGTGGTATCACTTTAAGGTCGCATACAATGATAATCAATCTGATTAACAAGACAATAATTACTCAAAGATATCATAATTGTTCCACTTGCCGAAGGGTTTACCTTGTAGTTTGTTTTTATAGGCAACAATATCAGACCTCATCGACTAAATTTAGTGAATGAAGCTATTCActacaataatattacaaagatTGAATGGCGCCATCTTCAAAGACAGCTAAATCAGTAATAACCAATCTCTCACTTTTAAAGAGTTTTGGAAAACTCTGCGAGAAGAATGGGAAGTTTCATTCAACAGTTCATTCTCTTCTTAATTTTCGGAATGGTATGAAGGATGGAGGTTATTCTTTAAGTTCAACGAacatctataaataataaagcaaaagacaagttgaaaaaaaaaatagaaataatttattattttatttaaagtttgaatatgaatatatactttttttgagtatatattattaatttttattatgtgagTAGTCGCTTGGATGTCACTTGGTAATCTTCCTGAACTGTTTGGCAATTGTCTTCATTTTCTTGATTCCTCCTCTTAACATTctgatttcaataaatatttttcaagaccTAAAACCTGACAGCAGTGTCTACGAActgtatattcaaataattactgtagaaaatttatcattaatttataattttattgaaatttttagattacaaaacatttttgttcattataatttagttaatacaaGTCATCAGGAACTTTTTATTCCATGTTTgtgtaaagtaataaattttagcacacggttaaaaaaataatgcatTTGTTTATCCAGTAatatgacatatttttatattaatttgttgacgtatttcttcctttttaactatttagaattattttatagtgttGCGTAAAATTGGTTGTCTACAACGGTTATTAAGTTGACTACCCCAGACTACTCTATTAAAGTACAGGGTTATCCAGAATATAAAACACTTATTCTATCATTTGTCTCAGTATTTcatctatttaatttgtaattcaataaaataaataataataaaattcattattttcttcttcttctaaATGTCATAATCATGCGCTGTTGACGGTGTTTTCCCGCCAATACATCTATTGAAATCAGTCATCAGTattcttaagtttttaataaatgttcacttatattgtatttacatGAGACTGATTTAAAATGTCTGAAAGTGTCGTTGAAGTGTCCCCATATAAAAACGTTGCACAAACAAGTGATATTGATGAAATCGAAAAAACTTTATCCAGAGTAAACATTGTTTCGCCAGTTAAACGGGGCAGATCGAGAAAAAGCACTATACCAACAACTCCAAAGAAATCTGAATCCATTGAACAGGAAACTTCTTCAcctaaaagaaaaactgaaaGTCCCAAGTGGCTGGCTTCTTATGTTAGTCCTACAAAGACTCGAAGAATAGTTTCACCTGCACCTGAAAATGTTTCTCTAACAACTAAACCATCACTGGACGACTCTTTTAGGCGAActgttcttaaaataaatttaactcaaTGTCTTGATCCTGAACACCAAGAAAAGAAGGCTAATTCAAGAAGAACAACCagacattattattatgaatcaTGCAGTGATTCTGATAGCAATGAACAACTTATAGTTACAGGGAAAAGGGAGGTGAAACCTCCTGTGAAGTATTCAGATGAGTGTACACAACCTGCTACACCAAGTTCCACCAGAAGTACAAGAAGGAaaacaagaaattattattatgaatatttaagtgAATCTTCTGATactgaaaatgtaataatagatAGTAAAAGAGTAATTAAAACACCCActaagtatttaaatagtgAAGTAACTAAAACCCCAAGTCGAAGGGGAAGAAAACctttaaataaagttgaaaCTAATATAACAACACCAAGTAAAACAACTCAACAAGTTGATAGCTACacaagttataataattttctagaaGTTAAATCCACTCCATCAAAAAGAGGTCGAAAGCCAGGCAAAGCAGCTGAAAGTACACCAGTCACACCAAAGAAGAAACATCCTGATTCAGATGAACTCAGTGATGTTTATACTCCAAGAAATAGAAGACTGACAAACGTTCAAACACCAAAGAGTAGCATTAAGGGCACCCCTAAAAATCCTGCCAAGTTAATCAGGGATGGAGTGATAACACCTTCTATACATGCTCGAGAAAAGTCAATAGTGGGTGACAGTACTCCTTTGATGAAAGCTAGAAGCCAGTTGCATGTGTCTCACGTACCAACTGCATTGCCATGTAGAGAAAAGGAGTATGCTGATATAAATCACTTTTTGGAGGGCAAATTGCTAGATGGTTGTGGAgggtatgtatatatacatattcagtaaatattcattagcaatattcctatttttaactaaattataaaattaatttcatatttaaaagcataaagaatataataatcatttttctcTACTAACTGAATTCACAATTATATTCTGAATCAGAACAGTTACAAAGTGCATAGATCGACTATAAATTGCTTTTTGTTCTTGAGTTTCTTACCTTCAATTTACATGGtacttgtattttaaataaggatATAATAGACTTAAATACCCCAATAACCAGATGGTCACAATTCTAGTAAAACACGAATTcgattgaaaattgaataaaatctcTTAACTTATTCCAAAACTGAGGTGAAttgtatacaaataattaacttaaaaatttcaaagtttctaaaagatatttatttttattagagagGTTTCCTTTATTatgatttctaatttataattgatgtgatttataaattcaaacaggTCACAAGTGGTTTCTATCACTCATCACTAGGATAGTAAGGTATTTTTAGAGATGTTAGTAATGTgtggtatattaaaattcaaatacaggAGCActacacaattaaaaaatcacatttttcattaatttagataataagtaaaaaatgcattgaatattgaaaataaatggtaAACGGTAgtcatttatgatatttaataatcatctAGATATAAaactactaaataatttatgttactaATGTTTTCCTACTctaatgtctctctcaaagattattaaatataaaaatacatttttttgtatttaatttattaaaatataattatttcctattcttggagaaaaaaaaataattttttactcatGGGAACTTCAATACTAAACGTTTTTGTTGTGAAAAttggaattataaattatgtggaACTTTTAGATAActataatattaagaattaaacatttttttgtaatctatttaataaaaaggatttaattcaaaatttatctaGTAAAATTGCATGAATGAACCAGGTTCATcatctttcaaataaaaatttagacccTTGATATACTACAAGATATTTGAAACTCGATGAAGAAAACATTATGGTTTGGAGTTCCTTTTCTTGGAATGGTATAGTACTATTGCAGAAAATTATTAGAGATATCATGAGAAATGTAATATAACCATTTGCTAACGATAATTAATCagttacatggatttttatgcatgataatAATCTGAAGCAAGCgtccaaagttgttcaaaattggttaaaagataattGTTCTCGAAGAATATTGTTCTCGATTGATTAGCATAAAGTACGGAtataaatccaattgaaaactatATATTCAAAGTACTACAACTAGTAATAGTAaacaaattgttgtaaaaagtAGAAGAAGTGGTAcaacaaaatcaatatattcaatattcagtatatgttttgataatataattttttttagttgtaTGTACATTTCTGGTGTACCTGGAACTGGAAAAACTGCAACAGTTACTGCTGTGATCAATAGTCTacttgaaaagaaaaaaattcctaaatttgaatatgttaGCATAAATGGAATGCGACTTACTGAACCCAGACAATCATATGTTGAGGTAGATTTTATTGTtagatgtataaattataccatactaaaattatttatttgtagattTTGAAACAGTTAACAGGAAAAACAGTTCCTTGGGAACAAGCTCAATCAATGTTGGAagaaaaatttaccaaa from Aethina tumida isolate Nest 87 chromosome 1, icAetTumi1.1, whole genome shotgun sequence includes:
- the LOC109607065 gene encoding phenoloxidase-activating factor 2-like; the encoded protein is MHLAAFVFLLQMINLSLCQNLKECICLPTKLCADSDPSQDGEGLLDIRINKCSYFEVCCGNPIEEIKQSILKEQQLYESACGYQKIIGAMSRITSDSENSLFGELPWAVVLLLRDVGKTDRNMYLCGGSLIHPQVVLTAAHCVQDINYDYMTIRVGEWNTKSKSEPLPHQDQEVKDVLIHPFYHPGTLKNDIALVFLAESVFLADNVGLICLPPEDFDMDGMNCIASGWGKDAFNNGKHSSILKKIVLPIVSKDKCVESLRSTRLGSYFNLHRSFICAGGEKNKDTCKGDGGSPLICTIPGQPNRYVQVGIVSWGIGCGENNTPGVYVNLPIFRSWIDSELADRNMDGIFYTY
- the LOC109605561 gene encoding origin recognition complex subunit 1 → MSESVVEVSPYKNVAQTSDIDEIEKTLSRVNIVSPVKRGRSRKSTIPTTPKKSESIEQETSSPKRKTESPKWLASYVSPTKTRRIVSPAPENVSLTTKPSLDDSFRRTVLKINLTQCLDPEHQEKKANSRRTTRHYYYESCSDSDSNEQLIVTGKREVKPPVKYSDECTQPATPSSTRSTRRKTRNYYYEYLSESSDTENVIIDSKRVIKTPTKYLNSEVTKTPSRRGRKPLNKVETNITTPSKTTQQVDSYTSYNNFLEVKSTPSKRGRKPGKAAESTPVTPKKKHPDSDELSDVYTPRNRRLTNVQTPKSSIKGTPKNPAKLIRDGVITPSIHAREKSIVGDSTPLMKARSQLHVSHVPTALPCREKEYADINHFLEGKLLDGCGGCMYISGVPGTGKTATVTAVINSLLEKKKIPKFEYVSINGMRLTEPRQSYVEILKQLTGKTVPWEQAQSMLEEKFTKTKKKGLPVVMLIDELDILCTKRQDVVYNLLDWPTKAKNQLIVITIANTMDLPERLLMSRVTSRLGLTRLTFQAYTHKQLQEIVTRRLTGTNSFNPDAIQLVARKVASVSGDARRALDICRRAAEMAEMEDANGLVSMQHVNEALNAMITQPKVRAIRRCSRLEQLLLQAIVAEVERTGVEETIFADIYKMFSTVAALDDFKMVSCTNALAAISRLSASRLILTDTKCNDIYQRIILNVSVDDVYYALKRD